In Electrophorus electricus isolate fEleEle1 chromosome 1, fEleEle1.pri, whole genome shotgun sequence, a single window of DNA contains:
- the arhgdia gene encoding rho GDP-dissociation inhibitor 1, translating to MAEHEPTPEQLAAIAAENEESEIVNYKPPAQKTLQEIQELDKDDESLRKYKEALLGSSTVAADPCIPNVQVTRLTLVCDMAPAPLTLDLLGDLESIKKQSFILKEGVEYRIKINFKVNKEIVSGLKYIQHTFRKAVKLDKSDYMVGSYGPRPTEYEFLTPLEEAPKGILARGNYNIKSKFTDDDKHDHLSWEWNLHIKKDWKD from the exons ATGGCTGAACATGAGCCCACCCCAGAGCAGCTGGCAGCCATCGCTGCTGAGAACGAGGAGAGTGAGATTGTGAACTACAAGCCGCCAGCGCAGAAGACCCTGCAGGAGATCCAGGAGCTTGACAAGGATGATGAAAGTCTACGCAAGTACAAGGAGGCCTTACTGGGTTCCTCCACAGTGGCCGCAG ATCCCTGTATCCCAAATGTCCAGGTGACGCGGTTAACGTTGGTGTGTGACATGGCGCCTGCTCCACTGACCCTTGATCTGCTAG GTGACCTAGAGAGCATTAAAAAGCAGAGCTTCATACTGAAGGAAGGAGTGGAGTACAGGATAAAGATAAACTTCAAG GTGAATAAGGAAATTGTCTCAGGACTGAAGTACATACAACATACCTTCAGGAAAGCGGTGAAGT TGGACAAGTCTGACTACATGGTGGGTAGCTATGGGCCTCGGCCGACCGAGTACGAGTTCCTGACCCCTCTGGAGGAAGCCCCCAAAGGCATACTGGCACGTGGCAACTACAATATCAAGTCCAAGTTCACTGACGACGACAAGCATGACCACCTGTCCTGGGAGTGGAACCTCCACATCAAGAAGGACTGGAAAGACTAA